The genomic interval atgaaaattacattCTTTATTTTTTCGTACAGATGTGTATACATTTTCTCAACTTTTTTTCTCTGTAAaagtatttgttttattaaaaaatgaagATCTCTTATAAACCATTGTTGTATTTACTCAAAGTCAAGCAAACCTGCctatctacacacacacacacagacatacatacaaagacatgcatgcatgcatacatacatacatacatacatacatacatacatgcatgcatgcatgcatgcatgcatgcatacatacatacatacatacatacatacatacatacatacatacatacatacatacatacatacatacatacagacatacatacatacaaagacatgcatacatacatacatacatacatacatacacacacacacacacatacatacatacatacatacatacacacacatacagaaatacagaaatacatacatacatacatacatacatacagaaatacatacatatgtacgtacgtacgtacgtacatacacacacacacatgacactTGGACACGTGTGCATACACACCTTGACATAGCAACTTCTTCAGCTGTTGAGAAGCATACAAGTGATAAACGTTTGACTTTATATGTTCAGAGTCCCATTCCACcgttattatatttattatagtATAAACCATGTGCCATGTCACACTCGGCCTCAGCCCGGTCAGAAAATGATCATCATCAATtccaaactacatgtacatgttcatcttgtgttgtaatatacatttgtacttagaATCCTAGCTCCCTAAGTGCTGTGTAAAAAGTCACAATATAATCCTAGCTCCTTAAGTGCTGTGTAAAAAGTAACAATAAAAAATGACAGATTTCTACACACCACCAAATATTAGGATAAGTTTGCAGCAGatataaaattttattttgtattaaaagaTTTTTATCTAATATAAAATGCAAACAGTACATGGATATTGCCATTATTGTTGTACcctataaaaatatatatcccATAAAACCGTCAAGATGATACCATGCAAGGTATCAGTACAGTTATTACTAAGTAAAACAAAATCATCATTAAAACCGAGTTGTAGGAAGACATCATATAAAACACCATTCCTTCATGAGAACAAAATAATGCACCAACTTGTATACAAAATTTACAACCCTACGAAATTCGCTGCACAGAGAAGCACTGCTATAACTGGATGTATAAAACGTATCTTCCTGATAGGACTGtctgaaaacaagtcaaaatatCTCCATTGGAGTTAAGATATTTCACCAACACATAATACTGATCATTTTGgtgaacatgtataaattagAAAGATTAAAATACAGTGATTGAACAAACTGGCGTTGAGGGCGCTGCTGTAATCTTTCGTAGCTCTTGCTCACAATGACGAAAGTTTCATTCCAAAAGGAGTTCGTTTTGTCTGACGGTGGTAATAGTGTTTTCACAAAGTTTCCACTTTGAGATGAGGTATACAACTTAACTAAAATAGACGgaacttttaaaaacaaaaacaattcaaGTGATAATTAAAATGGAAATCAGAACTGGAATAGCAATTTAAGATACACGTGATTAATTCACAAGAATTGTACTCCATGTTGATTTTAGGACAAATGAATCCTATTTTCTCCTAATTGGAGTTGtctgtgtacaaacaaatatccacCTGGCAGAGAGAGGATTACTGCGTATAGGCAACAAAAGTTGTCAGTGTAAGTAGAACGATTCGATGTCTACACTGTTTATCCTCCCATAGATCATACCTTGCTAGTTTGCATATTAGTACCCGTTGATTTAATGTTAatactttttattattttgttatataatcTGTTTATACTGTGGAAGACACTACAGCTATATTGCTTTTATTTCACTGTCATCATATTTCTAGTTTTCTGTTGTCAGCGTTTAATCTACAATTCaagtaatatttaatatttacaaaataccCAATATGAGCTGTTAATATAGTTGTGGCATTATTGCACTATTTGAACTTCATTATTGCTGATTAGACCTCCAAACCCGCTCAGCTGCCATCCAGAACATCTGGGAAaggatatgcaaatgaggtgaAGTCACGTGCATACCTCGTGACCAATCGTCTGTAATCGTCGTCAGGAAGTTTGGAGAAATAGTCTTGGATGACATTGGAAGACGTGCCATTGTAGAAAGATTGTCTGGGTGGAAAGCTAACGATATCTTGAACTCCGAGGTCTTTGAAAACTTCTTGAGCGTCATTGTAAAGATTTTCAAAGGAGCCAATGAACGAGTAGTTAACAAGACACGGCTGACAAATGTCAGTCATTGGTCGCCAATGTTGGTCCATGCGTCTTATTGGAGTATCAAGTACAAATTTGACGAACTCGTTAAACGTAATATGAATATCAGAAACATTGGTAGGTATTGGCCAACCCGGACGATATTTCCTGACAATTTTTGCTGCATATCTATCTTGGAATGTACTTTTTTGTCTGCCAAATTTGTCTTTGTATGCTGACAAAAGGCGGGAAATTGGGTACCTTACGAACATAAATTTGTAATAGTGTTTTAGTCTGTATTCTATTTCCTCCGTGGTGTAATTACTGAGATGCATGAACCCTTCATAGTGTTCGAGTTTACCCGAGTTTATTGAATCCCATTCGCCATTCAATACCCGAATAATCCGTTTCCAGTTGGAACAGGCTACTTTTGGAACAGCACAGTACATAAACTTGTATTTGTCGTTGACAATCACTTGATGGAAGAGCATCTTCTTATCGTCTGCAGATAGCTGGTCGATGTGCCGGTGTGAATTCTGACATGCCGATTCCGTTGAACTGCTTTGAACAGATCTGGCCACCTGTGAAATGAGAACTGAACATGAGATTTTGTGGACATGAATTGGTGATGCTATGCTGTCGATTACAAACAGTTCTGTTTTACAGTGAGGTGCTGCATGCATGTATAAAGAGAATGTGATGTAGTTGCAAAACGAACTATTAAACtgatttattgaaaatgtaaCTGTCACTTTGTGTCAATCGCCATTTCCTAATTCTATTTCCAACGACAAAGAAAGTTGCATGAAATCGTTCaatggttgtcatggttacagcaacaaacatttcaaaacaggCCACGTTTAGCATCACACCAATTATAGTAATTGTCCTCGCGTAAAACCTATTCTGTGTATATAATACAGTAATAACCAATTATCGTAAAAGTTACTTACAGCAGTTCACTCGTTTCAATGTTAGCTTAATAAGTAGGTGTACTTTGAGTGTTAAGCCTTCAAAGTATTCACTATTGTTGGGCAGGAGTGATTTTATTGTTCAAATGTGTATCATGTACAATGCGTCAGTCATTCGATAAAGTCACCGACCTTTGTTATTCTATCGTTGGATAGTcaagttcctatacggtatcgttacgatttacacctccactagtcaAGTTCCtatatacggtatcgttacgattgaCACCtcccactagtctagttcctatacggtatcgttacgattgaCACCTCCActtgtctagttcctatacggtatcgttacgatttacacctccactagtctagttcctatatacggtatcgttacgatttacacctccactagtctagttcctatatacggtatcgttacgatttacacctccactagtctagttcctatacgttATCGTTAAGATTTACACCTCATAGGTTAGAAACCACGGGCACGTTGGTATCTGAAATTGCCGTCAATACGTACCGTGACATGCAAGTTTTGCTACTTCAAAGATTCCAAATATGTACGTTGTATTTATTATActtatcaacatacatgtaatctctatttgcataattatatcaATACAAGACGTATAACCAGGTGTAAACTGTCTCGGAGCCAGGTGTCAACATTGGAGCTTAGTATGGTGAAGTCTACTTCGTTGCCCTAGTGATGCCTTTTACAACATCAAATGACAACACACTATTTTTGACGGTCTTTGTTGTCGCCATGTTTTTTACAATTTAATGTTAGTAAAACAAGGGGGTATTACTGTAACATCATAGCAACCAAACTATCACATTATTACAGATTCAAGCAGGGGCATGAgccaacaattctggtgaattCCAATAATATATAGAGGTAaagcccaagttagctatgaatcacatttacatacttacttacttctttatgtATAGATATGGTGCAAAATCGACACTAAGTGCGCTCGCGACAGAAAGCGCCCGTGAAAGAGGGCAATGTGGTATCACGCATACGTGCGACGAAAAAGTACACCAAAGTGTCCCAccccgtctttttttttttagcaaatgagcaaattgagcaaaagCTGAGCTCGTGGAAGTTGAAAATTCCAGTACTTTCATGGACGTTTGTCGAATCATTCGAGCTCGCTATcgcgcgacaagacagagaagtaaattctaCGACCATTGGGGGCACTATTCAATCCACACACTCAAGGCAGTATCCCCgtatattctatttatattccaGCGCTATTTGATGAAGTTAAATAAGtgtttctctgtgtattataattagatattaattatcgattcaagatactgaaataattataaacaagaacttgacggaactttttgatgttgtctttattcatgttattcaatattgttatagacaccagaattgttgccccATGCCCTTGATTCAAGGATGACGTTTTCAAGGCTACccactatatatatactactatactagGGTTAACGTTATCATGGTTATATGTAGCTCTATGTAACAGTCTATGAATGACCCGTGCAAGTTGTAAAAGAAAGTAagcaaacaaacgaacgaacagacagacagacagacagacagacagacagacagacagacagaaacaagtACAACATCCATACCCAGGGCAGTATCAggggccagctctggtaggggtgtgcgTCCAATACTGCCGACCCCAGACCCATTTTAGgccacttttgaccaaaaaatcaataccccattttagaccatacAGGTTTATCGTAAATAGCCTCCGAGGCTTCCATACATTTAAACAACACAATGGTTGTCAATCATGCAGATACGATGGCTCTATCCAGATTCGGTTTCCTATTTCCGATGTGAGAAATTCGATGACTGGCTTTTACTACTTCACATAGCCTTTCGTCCCTAAACTATTTTTAGCAACAGAGCCTCTGGTAGGTTCACGCGGGAAAGATTCCAGTCACATCAACATTCCGATCTATCTTGATGTTACAGACCCGCACCAGTATCTTGAAGAACAGCTGCGTCGACTGACTGGCCGGCCATAATGTGTGTGTGCTGATTGCTGTGGGATTGTTTTACAACAAATGTTCGCCATACCACTATAACTGTGAAGTCTATTATGGGATATGGGCAAACTTAAGACTTTATTATTATCTAAATAAATAGTACACACAACTAAATACAACAAATCCATAACCTAGTATAATGTTCCTACTGAACTGTGCCGTGTGACGTTGACAGGTAAAAGTTCAATGTGTATGTTCCCTATGGTCAAGatgtacaagtcattgagaatgacatagtccccgctatgattgggttttaaggaattatcactactctgatcacgcaacaacacttgtgaacctaaatctcGACTATCCTTGCGATATCTACCTCATGTATTTTACAAactatttattaatttgtttgtttccaataacatgacttcagaaaataggggaGGGAGGTtggcattttattttattttattttattttgcttttttttaTTGCTTCAATATACAAGATAGCTAAGCAAGGCAAGGACAAGATATTCGTTGGTCGTAATAATTCTGTGAtggtttgatgaggtgtaaaataaataaatgaagacaattctatgtgaattAGACTAACACTATATGGAGGACTGTATTGTTGCATGTCTTAAAAGACTCGATCGGTTTCTCTGGGATGGGATTATACAAATTTGACCAGTGGTAcgataaaataattacaaatttaattttgtcaaGGCCAAATACGACAAAACTGAAAGGCAAAAATAAACCAATACAGTATAGGtaatttttatattatattaattgtGCTGGTTATAACTTGTAATCTTATTTTGGTCTTAACAAATTAGACTTCTCAAATGATGCAATAATTcaaactgggggggggggagacagtGTGAGAATTtgaatagttttttttaataaagTCAGAGATAACAATTAGCTCATTTTTCTTCTTAGCTTGTTCACAGTTATCGACATTGCCATGCTATGCATACCAGTAAGGGACATGTACTGGATCATTAGAACGTTTCTCAGTTGTCGAATGTACGACACGTGTTAACACAGGTCATGCATTTGCCATTTATATATTAAGGGAAAAGATAGTGAAATTTCCATCAGTTATTCACACGCATGcgggcacacacacacacacacacacacaaacacacacacattgaaaaTGGCTGTGAAATGAATAATGGAGATAGCATGATAAACTCAGAAAAAGCTAAGTTTTCATGCTAAAGACAATGGCATATACCGCAAAGCTGACTTTGTTTTCTCGCAATACAAGCCAGAGCATTTGTGTCCGATGTGTCCGATGAAGCAATGAAGAGAACATATGTGAATAATGTAGAATTGCTGTTATGGGGGCACAAGTTCACGACAATATGACTTCAGAACTTTGAGAAGAAACAGCCGCAACTAGTACGAAATGATACGGACCGTCTGTGTGTTGTGAACCGGAACTGTGACGTGAACTGATATGGTAATATAGATTCCTCCACATCCTGACAACAACACTAGCGGGCAGAAAGTCAATAGTGACTCAACACTTGATAAACTTGATACCTATAAAAACGTCAAATCATTACTTCAACCTGAATTGTATTTGTCAACTGTCACTATTGTTAGTCATAGCTAGAAGAATGTTATCCCGCTTTAGATGCTCACCACACTGTTGAAACAGGAAGACGACAAGGCATTGACAGAGCCGAATGAATCTGTGTTCTTTGCGACTCAAATGAACTTGAAGATGAGTATCACTTCctattgaaatgttattttattgcCAATTCTAGGTCCAAATATATTCCACAATTTGAAATaagtattcttaagatatagcctaattactgaaagtaattaattatgcaaatgagtcattaaaactaaaagctacatcaagcTTTTCAGAACTTGTGATtcgttatgtttgaagtatttaccaaattatattaaatttgaagtatGCGTTCTTaaggtatagcctaattactgaaaatcattaattatgcaaatgaatcatcaaaactacaagctatattatcaatCTTTATGTAACACAGGCacattgtttatatcaatgtatgtaccaaattatattgaatttgacgactgcattcttaagatatagcctaatttacCGAAAaccaataattatgcaaattaatcattaatattcatggttaGTTATCAAACCTGGGTCTGTTAGGGGTGTagttgtgaaatttgaatactcTTCTCAAGACCACGCACGGTCTCATCTTTGATGTAACAACCTGCACGAGAGATTTTTAATGGCCTCTTTTGGATCATATAGTTTGATTTGTTTGAAAACACAGGTAATTTGTTACCAAATATTTTCACAGTAACATGTTTATTAAATAACGTCACGAGAGTACTCTTAGTTCAAATAGGTTTATTGCGTACtggtatgtgtttgtgtgtgtgatatttataGAGGGTACTGCAAGTCACAGCTTTTATTCGTTTTGTATACATCGAATAATCATCTATCATCACTCTATATGTTTACTAAAACGTCAAGTTAGAAATAAATCTCTTACACAAAATTTCGGTTTACTTATAACAATGAATAATGACATCACAAGTGATATTTTCAAAAGGTGTGTAGATGTTCAGAATCACTGAGTGGCTTCTTCTAATGGAGAAAATACAACAACTGCATGGCGTACATTTTGATCATGACACGCAAATTTCTTTTCAACGGGTGAAATTGTCATAAAATCACCAATGGCTAGCCGGAAATGTGGTGTTCAGTTCTGggttttgacaaaaataaaactgtcaGCAAACATAGTGTGACGACGGTGTAGTTTATAGACTAGCACTATACAGATTAGATAATGCAACTTGTAACTCTAAAGCTTTCTATACACATAATGTTACgtgatacatgtaattacagTTGTAACAATAACTTCATAAACACATAACTACTTACGATAATGAATAGTATAGTAACAGCACTTCAAATACAATCTTTTTTACGCaccaaattaaattaaaatgacatttttaagtATGTAGTGCAAAAGTAAACAGCAGCGATAAAACTCGGTTTATCTGACCCACTACAACTGATTCCGTAACACTAACAGTACGATTTAGAGTCTGTTGTATTTCATGATTGCATAACACAGTCCTTAGTTCGTCAACAAGCTTTGCATCGGAGTTTTGTATTCATCTGAGGTTCCTATTCCCTAGCTTAGATACTAATCGTGGGCTCATTATCTCATGCCTACCTTTCCGAGTCCAAACTGAAGGCTTGCACATGATACTGCATGTCTCTGTGGCTGCCCACATCAAATCTTGTGATAGCTTTTTCTCAGCCATGAATCTAATACCTTTCAATATCACtaggtatttcatttcattccatGCATCTATACATGAAGCCAATATTCAGTGTTCGAATTTTCCATAAGGTTGTGTTAGTCATCAAACCCTGTATCTTTAGGCACTGACCTGGTAGGACTTGAAATTTACTGTAATTTCCTTTGCGTATGCATGGCGAGTGACAATTTCGAAAAGATGCTTGAAGGCAAACGATATCAGTTTGCTTCCTGTTACTATTAATAgtataaaatgatgtaggcttgttGTTttactcatgtaacatgacatttaaaacacaccctcagacaactttcGATGTAAAAGAAACAGTAGTTTAGGTACTGTGCACAATGGAGATGTAGAAGTACAttgtagtcaagttgaaatgttcattatcagttagaaaacaagtcattgagaatgacatagtccccgctatgggttttaaggaattatcactactctgatcacgcaacaacacttgtgaacctaaatcaaacagacttagatatgttgtgtctgcttgttggacatggaacatgcctacaacaataaaggatgggtcgggtatgggggattgtatcacgacgaaaatggatatgcacatgtatgtcatagaacactgccctaataccaactttgaatgagatctgttcaagcatgtctgagttatggcattggacatggaaaattcgcaaacaaaatggctgccaggcagccatattggatcgtatcacaatgaaaatggatatgcacatgtatgtcatagaacactgtcctaataccaacttagaatgagatctgttcaagcatgtctgagttatggctttggacatggaaaattcacaaacaaaatggctgctaggaggccatattggatcgtatcatgacaacaaatggatatgcacatgtatgttatagaacactatCCTAATATCAacttaaatgagatctgttcaagcatgtctgagttatggctttggacatggaaaattcacaaacaaaatggctgctaggaggccatattggatcgtatcatgacaacaaatggatatgcacatgtatgttatagaacactgtcctaataccaactttgaatgagatctgttcaagcatgtctgaggtatggctttggacatggaaaattcgcaaacaaaatggctgccaggcagccatattggatcatatcatgatgaaaatggatatgcacacgTATGTCATAGAATACTGTCCTAATATcatctttgaatgagatctgttcaagcatgtctgagttatggctttagacagggaaaatttgcaaacaaaatggctgctaggcggccatattggatcgtatcatgaaacaaattgacgtgcatatgtatgacattgtatgttacccctgtaccaagtttgaaaaaaatcggtccaggcatctccaagaaacagctgcggattgacggacggacgcatggacagacggaacccaatccataagtccccgtcccggacttcgtccggtggGGACTAATAAACGATTGCAATCATTAAAACCATCAAGTCCAAGTCACAAgtgcaatgttttcattagaagcctgtttttacagcactgtgaaagaatagcaatttgcttatcagtgttcaatgtgattggacaatggatcctgctgtgtttatcgtGTTTATgttagagttgaaatgtgtctatctttgtgttcaaagcgtaatgtcccatgagtgcaATACCACCAAGCCTATATCATTTTAGTATAAGTTGTCTGTGTTCTTCGAAGCCTGAAATCTAATACAGGGATATATGGCAATATCCGTTCACGTTGATAGCAATTAGCATGGCTTCATTTTGACAAACATTTGCGAAAACTATATTCATTCAGTTTAAACTTCGCGTCGGATGTGTTAGACCCTAGATTAGAAGACGCTAGTCGAAATCAGCTAGCTACCACTAAGTATATAAACTATATCATATGTTCATATTCCCCAGGTGTAGACCGTTACGTGAGATACTTCCTAAAACTACCCCTCCCacaaatatacattacatgtgtacatacataaagtTGTATTCTCCTTTCTCTTTTGGTGCACCGGACCGTAGCGTAAATCCACAATGAAATAACGAACTCAtctttatgtatatgtatacatatatgcaataagaagtaaagtgtttctggccaagacgttTCGCTCAGGCTTTGCTGAGCTGCCTCAGTAGTAGTCGTGCTTGCCAACGGAATAAGTCGTCCCTTGTGGGttatgtcagtaatctagacccgtgtaccctctgcaagcaggactacctaGGTAGGTCCAAATCCATCTCATACGGTGTACTAATTATCACTTATGTCCAGTCAAAAAAAAACTCGACACATACGGAGAAAATGGAATAAACCGCAAACAATAGCAACTGTCCTGATTACCATTTCGGGTCATGTGACCGGACATCGGCGATAATTTAGTATGAGATGGATTAGGCCATAGTAaccttcttacttgtctgtgattgggCCTACTAAGACAGCTATGGGCCTACTGAAACAGCAAAGTCTGAGCGAAACGTCTTGGCCAGAAATAgtctgcttgcagacggtgcgcGGGTCTATTACTGACACGACCCTCAGGAGaaaggagggacaattgtcagaatcgagtcccagatgattccgtatgcaagcaggactaggccAGAAACACATTActgtttattgtacatgtatatgttcaaatgaaactgcttaGTGTATGTCAGaggagtgtgtgtgtatgtgtgtgtatatatatatatatatatatatatatatatatatatatatatatatatatatatatatatatatatatatatatatatatatgtgtgtgtgtgtgtgtgtgtgtgtgtgtgtgtgtgcgcgcgcgtgcgtgcgtgcgtgcgtgtgtgtgtgtgtgtgtgtgtgtgtgtgtgtttgtgtgtgtatgtgtaatatatACGAAAACATGAGTAGCTGAACTgaagattgtacatgtattagttctGAAGTCAGTCACTTTCAATCCATACAGTCCAAAATATAATGGCTTCTACAAGTATCGGCTAGCCTGGAGTCCAGTCTGGGGATTTTCGGCTTTCACCCTTCCCGAGCCAAAAATCCACACACCACtgaaccacggcctgttttacggtaACGTTCGAAATgcagtggtagaaataataactctggttggCGAGAATGGGCTAAATACATTGTAAGTGATGATGGCTGGCTGACTGGCACCTAACTTTTGTTCGCTTTTATAAACACTTCACACTTCAGATTTATGATGactggtgatgatgatggtctGTTAACATGATATAACTGATAGTTTATATACTAGTCAGgatttatttcattcagttgTCATTTATACTTTAAACACATCATAATAAATAACAGTAGTAAAAGTTCATGGTTGCAGTTCTATTTGTGTTGTCTGACCTCTCGCACGACACGGAGTATTAATCACCAACACGTCAAGTATGATGAAGACATGCCCAATTTGACCCAGCATCGTCTGAATAGCTACCGGTATTCTATATACGGA from Glandiceps talaboti chromosome 3, keGlaTala1.1, whole genome shotgun sequence carries:
- the LOC144432728 gene encoding carbohydrate sulfotransferase 14-like, coding for MMALGKTCVTKKLLFLLCVGSVLSLLVLKTVFLSTFQQTSQWHLPSRQSTISGVARSVQSSSTESACQNSHRHIDQLSADDKKMLFHQVIVNDKYKFMYCAVPKVACSNWKRIIRVLNGEWDSINSGKLEHYEGFMHLSNYTTEEIEYRLKHYYKFMFVRYPISRLLSAYKDKFGRQKSTFQDRYAAKIVRKYRPGWPIPTNVSDIHITFNEFVKFVLDTPIRRMDQHWRPMTDICQPCLVNYSFIGSFENLYNDAQEVFKDLGVQDIVSFPPRQSFYNGTSSNVIQDYFSKLPDDDYRRLVTRYARDFTSFAYPFPDVLDGS